The following coding sequences lie in one Cucurbita pepo subsp. pepo cultivar mu-cu-16 chromosome LG13, ASM280686v2, whole genome shotgun sequence genomic window:
- the LOC111808171 gene encoding glutamate--cysteine ligase, chloroplastic-like: MALVSNTGSIHRIGAGTVRYRGGRMAFNLPTHMESLKMKDNPIGSSSLSCSSGNITHGLHVDRVRMASKLGGRMIVAASPPTEDATVATEPLTKEDLVAYLASGCKPKEKWRIGTEHEKFGFEVGTLRPMKYDQIAGLLNGIAERFDWEKIMEGDNIIGLQQGKQSISLEPGGQFELSGAPLETLHQTCAEVNSHLYQVKAVAEEMGIGFLGIGFQPKWKREDIPIMPKGRYEIMRNYMPKVGSLGLDMMFRTCTVQVNLDFDSEADMIKKFRVGLALQPIATALFANSPFTEGKPNGYLSMRRFYQYPCSCFFSFKSSFLFEKYVDYALDVPMYFVYRNKKYIDCSGMSFRDFMAGKLAPVPGQFPTLTDWENHLTTIFPEVRLKRYLEMRGSDGGPWRRLCALPAFWVGLLYDEDSLQNILDITADWTTEERQMLRNKVPKTGLNTPFRDGLVRHIAQDIVKIAKEGLERRGFKESGFLNEVTEVARTGVTPAEKLLELYNGKWGHNVDPVFEELLY, encoded by the exons ATGGCTCTTGTTTCAAACACTGGTTCGATTCACCGGATTGGTGCTGGAACTGTACGGTACAGAGGAGGAAGAATGGCTTTCAACTTGCCGACTCATATGGAGTCGTTGAAGATGAAGGACAATCCTATTGGTTCGTCTTCTCTATCGTGTAGCTCTGGTAATATTACGCATGGTTTGCATGTAGACAGAGTGAGGATGGCGTCGAAGCTCGGAGGCAGGATGATTGTTGCTGCGAGTCCTCCGACTGAGGACGCTACAGTGGCTACTGAACCGTTGACAAAAGAGGATCTCGTGGCTTATCTAGCTTCTGGATGCAAGCCGAAGGAAAAATGGAG AATTGGTACAGAACATGAGAAGTTTGGTTTCGAGGTTGGAACTTTACGTCCCATGAAGTATGACCAAATAGCTGGGTTGCTTAATGGGATTGCCGAGAGGTTTGACTGGGAAAAAATAATGGAGGGTGACAACATCATAGGGCTCCAGCAG GGAAAGCAAAGTATTTCACTGGAGCCTGGTGGTCAATTTGAACTCAGTGGTGCCCCTCTTGAAACTTTGCATCAAACCTGTGCTGAAGTTAATTCACATCTTTACCAG GTGAAAGCTGTTGCTGAGGAAATGGGTATTGGATTTTTAGGAATTGGATTCCAGCCTAAATGGAAACGGGAGGATATACCTATAATGCCCAAG GGACGATATGAGATTATGAGGAATTACATGCCCAAAGTTGGTTCACTTGGACTGGATATGATGTTTAGGACATGCACTGTGCAG GTTAATCTAGATTTTGATTCAGAAGCTGACATGATCAAAAAGTTCCGAGTGGGTCTTGCTTTACAACCT ATAGCAACTGCTCTCTTTGCCAATTCACCATTTACCGAAGGAAAGCCAAATGGTTATTTGAGCATGAGAAGGTTCTATCAGTACCCATGCTCTTGTTTCTTTTCGTTTAAATCCTCTTTTTT ATTTGAGAAGTATGTTGATTATGCTCTTGATGTTCCAATGTACTTCGTATATCGGAATAAGAAGTATATTGACTGTTCTGGAATGTCCTTCAGG GACTTTATGGCAGGAAAGCTCGCTCCAGTTCCTGGACAGTTTCCTACCCTTACTGATTGGGAAAATCATTTGACTACGATATTTCCAGAG GTCAGACTGAAGAGATATTTGGAGATGAGAGGTAGTGATGGAGGCCCTTGGAGGAGATTATGTGCTCTGCCAGCATTTTGG GTTGGTTTGTTATATGACGAAGATTCCCtgcaaaatattttagacATAACAGCTGACTGGACAACCGAAGAAAGACAGATGTTGAGGAATAAG GTTCCAAAAACCGGTCTCAATACTCCATTTCGTGATGGGTTGGTGAGGCACATTGCTCAAGATATTGTTAAGATAGCAAAG GAAGGCTTAGAGAGAAGAGGTTTCAAGGAGTCTGGGTTCTTGAATGAGGTGACTGAAGTAGCTAGAACAG GTGTGACACCAGCTGAAAAGCTGTTGGAATTGTACAACGGGAAATGGGGACACAATGTCGATCCAGTTTTCGAGGAGCTTCTATATTGA